Within the Trichoderma breve strain T069 chromosome 3, whole genome shotgun sequence genome, the region GCTCGCCCTTCTTATTTTCGGTCTATACGGGGTATTTCGGTGTGCCATGAGATGAGTTGCTCAAAATGTTCAatattgaagaaaacgaagcGAAAAAGCGAATCGAAATCCAAAAAAGTAAATCAAAAGGCTGCCTCGAGCTCTGGTCTCGATTTTTGTATGTCGAAGGCCCCTCGAGGGTGATATATGGTACGGTACGCTCTTTGTGGTAGTAGTAAtaagtagtagtagtatgtgtgtgtgtttgtgCCAGCCGAGATACGCAGAATAAACCAAAACGAGTTTTTATACCCCAATCGAAAGAAGATgtgaaaaaaataaaatgtCGAAAAAATAATGATATGATGGTCGACCCGGCGACTCATGATTCAAGGAGCGAGGAAATATGTGCCGCaaaccaacaccaaaacaccatTTATCAtgcgaagaaaaaaaaatagtacaCGCCATATtaataaacaaaaaacaaCTTTTTTGCCTCACCACTCAACAGTGACATGTCCgagagaaggggggggggaagGACAAAAGAGACTCCACCGAGGAAAATATTAATGACgtctccttttctcctttaGATACGGTTTCCGGCGGCCCAGATGCTGgcagaggccgaggcgcTCCATTCACCACCCTCGTATGGCGGGGTGGGCCACTTGTACTGGttggccgtcttcttgctgAGATCCAGGGGCTTGGGCGCCAGAGCTTCAGCGCCGTCGGCGTAGAGCAGCTGGTTGCTGTTGGCAGACGGTGACGGGCTAGGGTACGGCTGCGAAGTCGACAGGCCCAGGTTGCTCGCCGACTGTCGCAGCGACTGGGCGTTTCCCTCTAGGCGCTTCATGGCCTTTTGCGTCGAGGTGAGGACCTCATCGAgcagctcgtcttcttcggccgGTGCCTCGTACTGCTGAACACCCTGCACTGCCTGGGCACGTCGGGTACGGCTCGAGACGGGACCGTTTCTGGCGGCGCCAATCAGGTTGTCGACGGATCGGGGCTGCTGGTAGGGCAGCGAGTGGTGACGCTTGAGCTTCCCGGCCGCGGCAAGTTGATGCGATTGAGGCACGGGAGCGCGTGGCTCAGAACCTTGAACATCGCTGAGAGTCTTATCCAGAGACTCGTACTCGGCCTTGGGAATGGGGCCCACTTGCTGGTCGACAATCATGGAAGACCGGTTGCTGTTCCAGGGTCCGCATCCGACCTGTGCCTCCATATCGTCGTACGCTGGCGAAACGGGGGTTTGGTGGCGGCCGGAGAAGCGCCTGGCACGCTTCCGAAggtgagagaagaagctctccttgTGGGCGCTGGGAGGGGACGCAAGGCCCGTCTGTCCGTTAAGAGCACGCTCGGCCTGGGCACGGTGCATCTCGGTAtagttgttgctgctggagttGACGGAGAGCTGTCGGCCCaacttcttgctcttgtccTGGCTGTCGGCGTTGCTGTTGGCACGCGCCGTCACAGCGTCAGACAGGGGAGAAATGGGCTTGATGGAGGGCAGAATCGGCATCGGCGCAACGCCAGAGAGGCCGTTGGCCCACGTACTCcgcttggccttgggctgctgcttggtgGTGGAAACGTCAACGGTGCTGGAGGTCTGGACAGGCGAGGGCTGAGCAGGGGCCACGACAATGGTTTCGGGAATGTCGCTGCGGCCGATGAGAGACTTGCGGAACCACGACTGCTTGGAGACGGAGTTTGAGGGGGCCAGGCCCTCCTTGGAGTGGCGGCTAATGTCTGACTGCTTGCGACCCAAGATCTTGGAGGCAGACGACTTGGGCCTCGACGGGTCCGTAGCGTCTGCAAAGTATTCGTGGTTCAGAGACTGAGTGGACGTAGGACGGTTCTTGGGATCCCACATCAGGCACCAGGTGACAAAGTGGCTCAGAGCAGGCGGCCACTGGGGGGATTGCAGGATGGTGTCCATTGCGTGAGGAGCCATCTTGGGAAAGGAGAAGCCCAGCTTGGAGGCCAATCTAGTGCCCTCGCGCCACTCGCCGCCTCCCACGCGAGCACCGGCCTTGTTGTACCAGTTTCCGGGGCTGCCCATGATCTCGCATACTCTCCACACCTGGTCGACCTCGTTTCCACCGGGGAAGAGGGGCTTGAGTGTGGCAATCTCGACGGCCATGGCGCCGACGGCCCAGATGTCGACAGGAGCCGAGTACTCACCGGCGCGCAGAAGCACCTCGGGCGCGCGGTACCACCTGGTGGACACATAGGTGGTGTAGGGCAGCTTGGAGTGAGTCTCACGGGCGA harbors:
- a CDS encoding protein kinase domain-containing protein, which produces MTATTEMTLRQQPHGNMALEDRFEVVKEIGDGSFGSVVLARTRTAGAAVARRGTLVAIKSMKKTFESLAPCLELREVVFLRTLPPHPHLVPALDIFLDPFTKKLHIAMEYMEGNLYQLMKARDHKYLDNASVKSILFQIMQGLEHIHSHNFFHRDIKPENILVSTSAHQDTSNSFRRYSALVTPPSTPPTYTVKLADFGLARETHSKLPYTTYVSTRWYRAPEVLLRAGEYSAPVDIWAVGAMAVEIATLKPLFPGGNEVDQVWRVCEIMGSPGNWYNKAGARVGGGEWREGTRLASKLGFSFPKMAPHAMDTILQSPQWPPALSHFVTWCLMWDPKNRPTSTQSLNHEYFADATDPSRPKSSASKILGRKQSDISRHSKEGLAPSNSVSKQSWFRKSLIGRSDIPETIVVAPAQPSPVQTSSTVDVSTTKQQPKAKRSTWANGLSGVAPMPILPSIKPISPLSDAVTARANSNADSQDKSKKLGRQLSVNSSSNNYTEMHRAQAERALNGQTGLASPPSAHKESFFSHLRKRARRFSGRHQTPVSPAYDDMEAQVGCGPWNSNRSSMIVDQQVGPIPKAEYESLDKTLSDVQGSEPRAPVPQSHQLAAAGKLKRHHSLPYQQPRSVDNLIGAARNGPVSSRTRRAQAVQGVQQYEAPAEEDELLDEVLTSTQKAMKRLEGNAQSLRQSASNLGLSTSQPYPSPSPSANSNQLLYADGAEALAPKPLDLSKKTANQYKWPTPPYEGGEWSASASASIWAAGNRI